The window attatttatttatagagattttttttttggttgtttgccataatagaaaatgcttttttttttgggggggtggtggtggtggaaagGGGGTTTATTCACAGTAGCCTTGGAACATGCCTTCTCTTTGGATTTGGCCCATTCCCCTCTTCTATTTTTTCTGCATTGCCTACCCCCTCACTGTCTCTTGATCCAGTTAACTGAGTGAGTGCTGTTTGAGCAGATTCTTGATCTCTCTCAGGAACTGTATAAGCTGGTACCACTTGACTTGACTTGGTCCAATTTCCAGCCTGGCTTTTGAAACCCATATCTGGCTTAGTTTTCACTTAGATCACTACCTTCTTTTGCTCGCTTAATACTGGGTTGAGGCTTTGGATGATTATGAGTGCCTTTGTAGACAATTTCAATTATATGTCCTGCATGAGAACGCTCAACCTTTTTATTGGCAGGACAATTCGGATATGTACATTCGTAGTAGCTTCGTGGATATTCACTGCCTTTAACTTTCTTCTTCCCATATATACGCCACTTGTAGCCATCATTGGCAGGCTTATCAACAGCAATAGTAGGCTGGTATGTCCTATCAGAATGAGAAATCTCTTCTCTTGTTTCTGCAACACCTTCCTCCGCACAGTCACTTTTTGTTTCCAATTGACTTAGAATGTTCATATTTTCGGCCAGATATTGCAAATCACTAATTTCTTTTGCAAGCTTGTTAGGCATTTCATGATTATGTTTGCCTTCGTACTTAATTTTAGGCATTTCTCCTGCAGGAGATTGCTCAACCCATTTTCTGACATTACAACCCACACATGTACATTTGTAGTAGCTTCGTGGATATTCATTGCCCTTAACCACCTTCTGCCCATATTTACGCCATCTGTACCCATCATCGGAATTGAAAGGATTAGCAACAACAATGGTAGGCTCACTATCCTGGTATTTCTTATCAGAATGAGATGCCTTTGATGATTCCATCCTGGAAAATCTTTGATAATTGATGCTAGTGTAGGGATTGAGTAGCtgtgaaatgaaatttttttgttaggaTAAATTACACTGTTTGATCCTAAACTTTTACTCTGATTACAATGTCCTCCATGCTTTCGAAATTCATTAATGACTCCCTAATTTTATAACCTTGCTACAATGTCCTGTTGTCTGTGTTGGtgttatattaacaaaaaagtGACACATGTGCATCACACTTGACATGTGACCCCACTTAACCAGCTAAGTCACAAATTTCCATGTCTGTTTGTAAACTGTAAACATTTTCATTGATAGCAGTTTTTGATGCAGGAGCATCTAAGTTTGTAAATGTGAAATGCTGCTTTGTAGTTTTTGTAACAGGTTGCtgaatttcctttttttgacTAGTTAGTTGTTAAGTCTTTTGTAACAGCACAAGATTGAGAGCTCTTTTTTAACCACTTAGTGAGGCTATTGATTAAACAATTAGACGGCATTACCATGGGTGAATCAGATGAGAACAGTCAAAGatgaaaagtgataaaaaattaaaaacgtaCAAGTCAGTGATGGGAATGTAATTGGCTTAGTCTATTGGGATGTTTCAGATGATGAAGAGTTCTATTGGGACCTTCCTTAGTCTAAACTTGAATGTACTATTATTTGATTGTAGTTTTCTTTAAAGACCttttaatttgggaattttAGATGATGAAGAGTTATCTTGGGACCTTCATTGGTCAATCTAAAGTTGAATTGACTTGACACTTATTTGAttgtttgttattgtttttcattgttgGATTGCTTTTAATTAAGTTCTCCCATAATGAAGACAATTTGGTAAATTCTAGGTCTTCTAGAATGGGCTGGCCTTGGCTACACCAAAGGCCTTGTCGCCTCACACCTTAGGGCGTCGGGCATATAAGGCCTTGGCACCTTAAGGTTGCCTTTCACCTTTAACTACCTTGACCCTATTTCTAGTGGACTCAGGAAAGCCAactattgattttaaaaaatctgcttgatttgaagaaaagaaatgaattacTAATAACGTAATTTACGACCAAGACttgaccaataaaaatataattgacttctaagagaaaaaataatcgacttcataaaaacaaatgaaggaaaaaaacccaaaagagaagaaagcaaAGGTCTTGGACTGTTATGGTCACCAATTCAGTGTTCATTTGACACATAACTATGCACACACCATCATTTGATGGTATAGGTCTCACAGTTGtttaatccatttaataaaGCTCAATATTAATTTGACTATTATTAGTTGCCTCCAAAGCTGTGCTTGTGAGTGAGATGTCCATTGCAGTAGAGTCTCTAATGGAACCTTTACCTATTTCCATGTttgtctcccccttttttttgttgaaaacacaCCTCAGTAGCCACTAAGTTACAATGAACCCTTTTCAGTTCttactttattaaataaaatttcttttagagtGTGATGTCAAGTACGGGAAcaagcaaaagcaaaaggaaaGAACTTTACACTTTGATTAAAGAAGGGAAATTCTAGTACTGATGGGTGGCAGGGCTTGTTTAGGGGTAATTGGTAATTGGGTACCTTTTAATTTTAGAGCTATGTTTTAGTGTTCTAGAATGGTGTTTTTTGTGGTGCTTAATTGATTGTTTGGTTTGCATCATGCTTTGTTCGTTTGTTGGTTTACTTTGTTTGATTTAGACATTGAATCTCACCTTGGTTGGTTGGTTAGGTTGCTTATACAATTTGCAACTTTGTGTCTTTTATGTTTATGCCTTGCAGCCATGAACGTtaggttgtttatattttagtgttttactttaactcttccttgatatGATTAAATCGATTGAAAATCAGTGTATATAGATGCATGATGTATAATTCAGTTTAGCAAttatatgttttcaattttctgtcAAATCTCTCTTTCACTCTGTCTCTCTGTATTTGTTTCTGTGAGTTTGTTGTAGAACATTCAATTACTTGCCTGTGTTTACTTGCAAAAGCCAAGCTTTTCTTCACTATTAAACATAGAGCTACGTGTCTAACATGATTGCATGCATGTCAGATATGCAGCAAGTGGGAAATGTGGATCCTGGACTGACGGTTGGTACACAGTTGACGCGGCAGCCGGTTCATCGATCCACGCTGCTTTGGGAGATGCTAGCCGGTCAGGTGTGTAGTTGTACTGAACTTTGGACATGTCgaaatcatttaattttatttctgtATGGTTCTTTGATTCTTTGCAAATAGACGTTGGACATGGTAGAATGTTTTGGTTTACGCAGAATTGTATTTAATCGAAAGAGAAAATGGCATGAAGCATAAATAATCAAGAACATTGTATGGAACAGAAATGTTCAAAGTCAGTACATGTCATTTAGAAGCTATagtaatcaataaaaaattgaatccgCTACTATTCTTTTTTCCAAACATGCACACACAATTAATACCTACGAATAAGACAACTAACGACCTTGATTCCTAATTCCCTACTCCATTTGACATAGTGAGACACtttgttcattcatttcaaaacaTGATGCCCATCACCTTAGTGCTAATTTTAAACAATGTCATTGATGTTGAATTTGATCCTATTTGGTATTGAGGTAGAGCGAATAAGCAATTAACATTGTAACTAACGTTTTGCAAAATGTTCGGAACTAACTAGTTAGCCTACTATTTcttgcatattattattatgtagtATTGTTATAGTTATTTCGTGTGCACTATCTTAAGACAATGCTCTTTCGTGTGCAAGTAGTGCCAGGCGTGCTAAAGTGCAGACGCCGAAGTTGCAAGTTACCCGAGCATGGGCTTGACCCACGGATTGCTCGGTACATAACTGAGGCGGGTTTAGAAGGGTTATTCAAGGTTCCAAACTTGGAAGTGGATCATGCGCTGATCACAGCACTAGTTGAGCGTTGGCGTCCAGAGACACACACATTCCACCTACCGCATGGAGAGATGAGCATCACCTTACAAGATATTGAGGTGATGCTAGGGGTTCCTGTTGATGGGTTGCCAATTACTGGGGCTGCGAAGATGGATTGGCCGATGTTGTGTCTTCAGTTATTGGGTCATCGTCCACCAGACCAGATACCGCATCCCCATGAGAACACCTCCATCCTTGCTGGGGCGAGGCTCAGATTCACGTGGCTGGATGCACTATTTAGTGGTCCCCTAGCTGCGGATGCTACTGATGAGGTAGTGCAGCAACATGCGCGCTATCACATACTCGATCGGTTAGGGACGATTTTGTTTATGGATAAGTCGGCAGACCGGGTGTCGGTGCTGCCTCTACAGTTCCTAAACCCAATCAGCAACGCGAAGAGGTACAGTTGGGGTAGTGGGGCATTAGCCTGGTTGTACAGGCACTTATGCAAGGCATCGGAGTCGAAGGCGATGCAGATTGGAGGAGCAGTGATGTTGGTGCAGCTGTGGGCGTATTCGAGGTTCCCACTGATATGCCCTGTTATGAGGTTGCCACTACTGCCAGTGGAGGTAGGTCCCCTTGCCAATCGGTATGTTATTTGAGTAGTTTGATACAATTGTCATGCCATTTGTCATTCACCGTGCATGTGTCTATAGTTTATCCCACTTGTAATACATTCACTAAGGACACTTTTGTCGAGAAGTAAACCCTGTTTCAAACCAAAAGTCCAATTCACATTAATTTAATGGATTACTTAACAAGATATAGCATGCCAATATACAATATTATGAGTGCagaagaaaattacaaatacaatatacttttttttaatagataatgCTAATACATAACACTTAGTTGCATCTATTAGTGCAATGGGAATCACAGTCACACACGTCATTTAGTACTTAATATGACCATCGGCgacaatttctaaaaataggtTGTACAAACTATTGGTAAATAGTATATAATCTGATCGtatttaagggtttttttttttgtattccaTATTGGTCTATTCAAAGAGCGTGAATTGCTTTTAGCATCATATAAATATCCTCGTAATGCTTGGAGAAATCACTTTTTCTTGCTTCacacaaatccaaacaactggTGATTAGATTAGATTTGATGCATGTCTCTCTCTTGATTGATTCTTGTGAGATAATAGTTTCTTCACTTTCttacttctttgtttcttcttccaTATGACAAAGATTCCAAAATTCTCTTAAAGCTTCGtttataatataactttatttgcCTATTGTCTTGTTTTATAGCCCTGAAACAttttttattgagaatattaagtactattattttttttcaataaatgtttGGTATGATTTGTGGTGCCTACGTATATTTGTAAGATTGTGTTGCTTCTATGATTAAAGCATGCTATTTTGTGAAAGACAAATTTCTTCACCTTATGTCAATCATTATATTtgcattattattaatttggttAGTCTGATTCCAATTTAAATTCCAATATCTTACTGCATTTAGTTAATATTAGAAATGCTAAAATGTATTGGCAATTCTAAAGCCAAAATTTTAGCCAATGTCCTTTTCTGCCTGGTAGTAGTTCTGAATTTGCATCATCTTTAGGGCCATAACctagccaagagccttgtagtttaATTGGCACCTCCTACTGTTTCTGACATAGACatccagggttcaaatcccctactccaactatcaaattatcaaaaaataaaaaatagaatgagGGCCATAACTTAATTTTACCCTATGGTTAACTATTTTTATATGGTTAGACAAATAAGTATATATTACATGTATATCACACCTCTAATACAGAAGAAGATAGAAGAGATTAAATCATATACTTTGAACAAATCCCTAAGTCAAGAATCTCTCTATCTctagatttttctattttttagtaaaataagtggTGGAAACCCATAATGATGGTTGGATATCATAGATAACCTTGGGTTTTCACTTCTCAAATGGTTTGGGTTTAATATTCCTCCTTCAAATTTCAATCTAATGtatttttgataattgtgtTTAGAAATGAAGTATTGGTTTTTGGGTTGTCAAAAATCATTCCTCATAGAATATTCATAAATTGATATATGAGATGCACATGAGTCAAGAGCTCCTTGGCACTAATTGTAGGACTTGGCTAACCAATATGCATCACGGTGGGTCAGTAAGAGCttagaaattaatttaaatCCTCTTAGCTTTTCCATCGATGATTCTTATTCTTGGAATTCCTTTATCTCAGTCTCTAGATTGGGTGGTAGAATATTTTTCTGCCGTATGTCATTGTTGTTTAGTCTAAGGTTAAAGACCTCATGAATTATTTGGTATCACTTTTGATGTGTAGCATAAACATTTTATGTGGAATTTGGTAGTTGCATACATTGCCTAGTAAATGGTTATGAAGGTAATGGAAGTTCTGgtaactttgatttttttttttttgggttgatggTAACTTTGATATGTTAATGAAGCTATAGGCCtgtttcaaatcaaaattgcCTCTATTAGCTTAGGGACTGGCCGCTTGTCCTAAAAGGGTGCATGGTCATGAGATGCTTACTAATGCCATAGGTTCAATCTGCCTTTTGTAGCTTCTAATGCAACATTTGAGGAGACAACTGCAAATAGATTTTAGACTTTGGTAGAATGAATTCAgtccaaataaattttttggacTACATTCttttgagaaataaattttGGTATCATGCTAAAACTCTTACTAGAAAGTAATTATACTAAATGAAATTATGTATGGTTATGTCATTggagaatttatattttgtcaataaataatataaaatattattcaatGTGATAATTTCTCCAATTTCTCTATAATGATCCACAATTTCTATAATTGCTCTACTACCCTTCCAACCCACAAATACCAGACCAACCccaaccaaattatccaaatcccAACTGTATCCACCACCGTGAACGACCCAGATTCCCTAATCACAAGTTGGTTTTGTGATTGTGGGGTTCCATTGTCGAATCAAAATGTTACAAACGAAAAGGgtaaagaaaattcaagaaattgaaCATACATTCACATGGAGTTAGTCACCATTTCTATCTAGTTTCCAATATGCTGTCTTCTGTCCAAAGCTGAACCCATTGAGAATACAATAAATCAAACAGGGCAGGGAGACAATAATTCCCAATCTTGCAATTGCCTATGAATTATAGGGTACTAATGCACTACTTTACCCCTAACATCCAAATAATCAGTAACCCTAGCATGTTTGTTAGTTGCAATTTGGAAAGGATTATAAACTAACGTAAACTAACCAATTAAAAGACTTGTTCCCACACCATGCATCAAGCCATATACCCTCACCCTCATGCGATCCccaattttaaatctaataaATTTCCCTGAGTAAAGCACCATATTCACTTATCCAACAATGCAAAGTTGAAGGAGCTTAAATTTTTAAAGCAGACCAGAGCGGCCACTATGACGAGTTGAACAGTGAACTGGGACCTAGACTGGTATGGTCCACattaaaaaccaagaaaaaattgGAAGGGCTCAAAACCAGTCAAACCGCTTCTTGGTTTTGAGcagtttgattagttttggccccttttttaattactacgtttttttattctcttacaaaagaaaaccttgtatattatttttttgataagtaacaatctaatatatatatatatatatatatatatatatatatatatatatatatatataaataaataacccttaTATGTTAGGTTTACACATAAGCTAGCCCAACATTAAAAACTAAAGAATGTCAGGCCCTCGCAAAAACTAAACAATGTATTCATGTTTGAAATTGTTGATGGAGAGGTATTTATTGAGGAGGAAGTATAGTATcccctttcatttcaatctggGACTTTCAATAAGTCTTTCTTACAAAACAATAAGTCCCTCATTGATTttgacttatttttattttgatttttttaaattggtaaGTTATAGGTGCACCCAATGGGAAtccaagattgaaaaaaaaaaaaagatattaagaatGCTTGTACTAATAAAGGAGCCACTCTTTTTCTGTCTTTCATTCTAGAGAAGAAAAGTTCCAAATGTagcatgatattttttattttttatttttttgatatataacgttagaactttttattaaagaatAGCCAACCCAAGTACACTGAAAATGTACTACAGTGGCATGAAAATTTGCATGAAAATTATTTGGATTCTATTATTTGCATGATAACTAATGAGGATTGTTTGAAATTATATGTTTACTAGATGGAAGGGGCCGAAGAGCACGACAGAGCATGCGACACATGTGCTAGTTGCGTATCGTGCATCACTGTCGAGTATACGGGCACACCAGGTATTCTACCGCTTCATGTCACAAGGATataattctctattttattttggttttgactTTCTAGGGTTGTCAACTATTGCATGTGTATAGTTAATAATGTAACTTTGGTCGATTAGACCATAGATATACAAGGCATTAGTTACGAATTCCGGAAAAACCATAATCACTATAAAGTACCTTCATTAGTAATTTTACACTAATTTGATTCCACATATATTTAGCTGTGTACGCTTAAATTTTCTTCCTCGGTTTTAGCTAGTGCAACCAGTAGTATCCGGGTGCCACATATCTCTGTCAAATCCAATAAGAGGGGGAAATAGGTCAAGAATGTCTTACAATTTTTAGTGAGGATTGACACAAATAAGTACGtatttcacttgttaagaaaaAGTATGGGCACACCCAAATATGCTTTAACATATGATCATTTGCTACTAATTAAACAGCTGCATCCTGAATTAGCTAGACTTTgtgaaacaattaaaattttgataaataccTATTGCAACTCTAGGCTTATGTCGACACTGCCTCAACAAGTCAAACATGGTGGTCAAGTTGCAGAACCTTGACTTGATAGAAAGGCAAATGAATCAGAACAAAAAGCGAGTAAAATTCATCAAGAACAAGATAGGATAGCTGTAAAGAAAAGTAAACAACTTCAAAACTTTTGCTCATCAGAAACCAAACACCCACTACCCATGTCTTGTGAACCAACACAAAAGAAACATTTTTGGATAGGATGACTCTGCTAAAAGCATCAATTAGAGAGTAGTGAGCAATGCTCCTTTTCTAGTTGTCGCGAGAATAACATTAGCTTGATTCGTCAGCAACCTCCAAACATATTACTCAAATACAGTTCATCAGTCAAGAAGTGGCTTCAATAATACACAATTTGATTCTTTGATG of the Quercus robur chromosome 10, dhQueRobu3.1, whole genome shotgun sequence genome contains:
- the LOC126704313 gene encoding probable WRKY transcription factor 33 — its product is MESSKASHSDKKYQDSEPTIVVANPFNSDDGYRWRKYGQKVVKGNEYPRSYYKCTCVGCNVRKWVEQSPAGEMPKIKYEGKHNHEMPNKLAKEISDLQYLAENMNILSQLETKSDCAEEGVAETREEISHSDRTYQPTIAVDKPANDGYKWRIYGKKKVKGSEYPRSYYECTYPNCPANKKVERSHAGHIIEIVYKGTHNHPKPQPSIKRAKEGSDLSEN
- the LOC126704314 gene encoding serine/threonine-protein phosphatase 7 long form homolog, encoding MLFRVQVVPGVLKCRRRSCKLPEHGLDPRIARYITEAGLEGLFKVPNLEVDHALITALVERWRPETHTFHLPHGEMSITLQDIEVMLGVPVDGLPITGAAKMDWPMLCLQLLGHRPPDQIPHPHENTSILAGARLRFTWLDALFSGPLAADATDEVVQQHARYHILDRLGTILFMDKSADRVSVLPLQFLNPISNAKRYSWGSGALAWLYRHLCKASESKAMQIGGAVMLVQLWAYSRFPLICPVMRLPLLPVEVGPLANRYVI